A genomic segment from bacterium encodes:
- a CDS encoding ROK family protein, which translates to MSKQNILGIDIGGSFLKSAPVDILTGTLIAEPFKVSTPSCAEPVQLVSVILQLMQHFDWTSQIGIGFPGVVRDGIVRTAIHLHPDWVGLNIRALLKPLARTDVSVLNDADAAGLAEMAFGAGRDEPTRSDGTTLLITLGTGIGSALFRHRRLIPNTEFGHIYLESGEEAEAVASASLRPKLNLSWEEFGQRVDRYLRYVDRLVAPDLIIVGGGVSEEWEKFSPYLSNLERIRPARFGNNAGLIGAALYRDYISLGD; encoded by the coding sequence GGGGAGTTTTCTCAAGTCGGCGCCGGTCGATATTCTGACAGGCACGCTGATAGCCGAACCATTCAAAGTCTCCACCCCTTCCTGCGCTGAACCGGTACAACTTGTCAGTGTCATTCTCCAATTGATGCAGCATTTCGACTGGACCAGTCAAATCGGTATCGGTTTTCCCGGAGTGGTCCGCGATGGCATCGTGCGGACAGCAATTCATCTGCATCCTGATTGGGTGGGGCTGAATATCAGAGCGTTGCTGAAACCACTCGCCAGAACCGACGTCTCGGTGCTGAATGATGCTGATGCTGCCGGACTCGCCGAGATGGCCTTTGGTGCAGGACGCGATGAACCAACGCGAAGCGATGGCACTACGCTATTGATCACGCTTGGCACGGGAATCGGCTCGGCGCTGTTTCGTCATCGACGGCTTATCCCCAATACCGAATTCGGACATATCTATCTGGAGAGTGGGGAAGAAGCCGAAGCAGTTGCCTCAGCGTCACTTCGACCGAAACTAAATCTCTCATGGGAAGAATTCGGACAGCGGGTCGATCGATATCTGAGATATGTCGACAGGCTGGTTGCGCCAGATCTGATTATCGTGGGTGGGGGAGTCAGCGAGGAGTGGGAGAAGTTCTCGCCATACCTGTCAAATCTCGAGCGCATTCGTCCAGCTCGCTTTGGGAATAATGCTGGGCTGATCGGTGCGGCATTATATCGGGACTATATCTCGCTCGGCGACTAG